In Saccharothrix syringae, the following are encoded in one genomic region:
- a CDS encoding TadE family type IV pilus minor pilin — translation MAVCGLVFVLAVGITAVLAVIAQLRCTDAAREAARLVARGEERRVGAVVEVIAPTGARVAVRQEGDGAWVEVTAVRFGMELSARAYAVVEPEVE, via the coding sequence ATCGCGGTGTGCGGGTTGGTGTTCGTGCTGGCGGTCGGGATCACAGCCGTGCTGGCGGTGATCGCGCAGCTCCGTTGCACCGACGCGGCTCGTGAGGCCGCGCGGCTCGTTGCGCGCGGGGAGGAGCGGCGGGTTGGGGCTGTGGTGGAGGTGATCGCTCCGACGGGGGCACGGGTGGCGGTTCGGCAGGAGGGGGACGGGGCCTGGGTGGAGGTCACCGCGGTCCGCTTCGGGATGGAACTGAGCGCCAGGGCCTACGCGGTCGTGGAGCCGGAGGTCGAGTGA
- a CDS encoding Rv3654c family TadE-like protein: MERKWSLGDDRGAASVFAVAVAGVWFGLAAVGVRFGEEVVVRHRLAAAADLGALAAAAHLVDGVAVGCAKAGVVVGRMGGRLVRCDVAGWEVVVEVEGGPSLFGAPSARARAGPTEG; this comes from the coding sequence ATGGAGCGGAAGTGGTCGCTGGGCGACGATCGCGGGGCCGCGTCGGTCTTCGCGGTCGCCGTGGCGGGCGTGTGGTTCGGGCTCGCCGCGGTCGGGGTGCGGTTCGGGGAGGAGGTGGTCGTCCGGCACCGGTTGGCCGCGGCCGCTGATCTCGGGGCGTTGGCCGCCGCCGCCCACCTGGTCGACGGGGTTGCGGTCGGGTGCGCGAAGGCGGGGGTGGTCGTCGGGCGGATGGGCGGTCGGCTGGTCCGGTGCGACGTGGCGGGGTGGGAGGTGGTCGTCGAGGTGGAGGGCGGGCCCTCGCTGTTCGGCGCGCCGAGCGCTCGGGCGCGGGCAGGTCCGACCGAAGGGTGA
- a CDS encoding DUF4244 domain-containing protein, whose amino-acid sequence MLDDSGTSTVEYAIVLLAAAGLAMVLFAVMSSDWILAEVQGMVRRAFTVNL is encoded by the coding sequence GTGTTGGACGACAGTGGGACGTCGACAGTGGAGTACGCCATCGTCCTGCTCGCCGCGGCCGGGCTGGCGATGGTGCTGTTCGCGGTGATGTCCAGTGACTGGATCCTCGCCGAGGTCCAGGGAATGGTGCGGCGGGCCTTCACGGTGAACCTGTGA